A section of the Lagopus muta isolate bLagMut1 chromosome 17, bLagMut1 primary, whole genome shotgun sequence genome encodes:
- the ATP6V0A2 gene encoding V-type proton ATPase 116 kDa subunit a 2: protein MGALFRGEPMCLAQLFLQSGSAYECLSEVGERGLAEFRDLNPNVSVFQRKFVNEVKKCEEMERILGYLVQEIKKADIPLPEGDVAPPAPLLKHILEIQEQLQKLETELREVNKNKEKLRKNLIELTEYTYMLDVTQTFVRRTAEYESHLHINYEEFPSVENEPFADYNCMHRLGAKLGFISGLVHRAKVEAFEKMLWRACKGYTILTYAELDECLEDPDTGETTKWFVFLVSYWGEQIGQKVKKICDCYRCHVYPYPSTVDERLAVVEGLSVRIQDLRTVLHKTEDYLRQVLCKASESIYTWVIQVKKMKAIYHVLNLCSFDVTNKCLIAEVWCPVADLQNLRHALEEGSRKSGATISSFMNTIPTTQPPPTLIRTNKFTSGFQNIVDAYGVGNYGEVNPALYTIITFPFLFAVMFGDFGHGLLMFIFALLTILYENHPRLRRSQDEIIKMLFDGRYVILLMSLFSIYTGLIYNDCFSKSLNIFGSGWNVSAMFEQNVWRLEDLKSHQLLMLDPNVTGVYNGAYPFGIDPIWNLASNRLSFLNSFKMKMSVILGVVHMTFGVVLGVFNHLHFKKKYNIYLVFLPELLFMMCIFGYLVFMIFFKWLAYSAEDSTTAPSILIQFINMFLFPGGEADVFYTGQVGLQRFLLCVAFLSVPVMLFGKPLYLYWLHSGSRGIRTYRRGYKLVRKESEEELSLLQPHDVEEGSSHSDSGHVEEDGEEFNFADVFMNQAIHTIEYCLGCISNTASYLRLWALSLAHAQLSEVLWQMVMRVGLRVDTTYGVLLLVPVLAFFAALTVFILLVMEGLSAFLHAIRLHWVEFQYKFYTGGGYKFTPFSFQHISLHFNKDDIA from the exons ATGGGCGCGTTGTTCCGCGGGGAGCCGATGTGCCTGGCgcagctcttcctgcagagcGGCTCGGCGTACGAGTGCCTGAGCGAGGTGGGGGAGCGCGGCCTGGCCGAGTTCCGAGAT CTGAACCCAAATGTAAGCGTGTTCCAAAGAAAATTTGTGAATGAAgtgaagaaatgtgaagaaatggaaagaattcTTG GCTATTTAgtacaagaaattaaaaaggcGGATATTCCTCTTCCTGAGGGAGATGTTGCTCCTCCTGCCCCCTTGCTGAAACACATTTTAGAAATCCAG GAACAGTTGCAGAAGCTGGAGACAGAATTGagagaagtaaataaaaacaaggagaaGCTGAGGAAAAACTTGATTGAACTCACGGAGTACACGTACATGTTGGATGTCACACAGACGTTTGTCAGGAGAACAGCTGAG TATGAGTCCCACTTACATATAAATTACGAAGAATTTCCATCTGTGGAAAACGAGCCATTTGCAGATTACAACTGTATGCACAGACTGGGTGCCAAGCTAGG CTTTATATCTGGGTTGGTTCACCGAGCAAAAGttgaagcatttgaaaaaatgcTGTGGAGAGCTTGTAAAGGATACACTATTCTGACGTATGCGGAGCTGGATGAATGTCTGGAAGATCCAGATACT ggTGAAACCACAAAATGGTTTGTGTTTTTAGTGTCCTATTGGGGTGAACAAATTGGCCAGAAAGTTAAGAAGATTTGTGACTG TTACCGCTGTCACGTGTACCCCTACCCCAGTACTGTGGATGAGCGCCTGGCGGTTGTTGAAGGGCTGAGCGTTCGTATTCAGGATCTTCGTACA GTTCTGCATAAAACTGAGGATTACTTACGCCAAGTTCTGTGTAAAGCATCTGAATCCATCTATACTTGGGTTATCCAAGTAAAGAAGATGAAAGCCATTTATCACGTACTCAACCTGTGCAGCTTTGATGTCACAAACAAATGTTTGATTGCTGAGGTTTGGTGTCCAGTGGCTGATCTGCAGAACTTGCGCCATGCGTTGGAGGAAGGTTCT AGGAAGAGTGGAGCCACGATTTCTTCCTTCATGAATACCATTCCAACAACGCAACCTCCTCCAACTCTGATACGTACCAATAAATTCACCTCAGGGTTCCAGAATATTGTTGATGCTTATGGAGTTGGAAACTATGGGGAAGTGAATCCAG CTCTCTATACCATCATCACTTTTCCCTTCTTGTTTGCTGTTATGTTTGGAGACTTTGGGCATGGTCTGCTAATGTTCATCTTTGCACTCCTGACAATACTGTATGAAAACCATCCTAGATTACGAAGATCACAGGATGAG ataataaaaatgctatttGATGGCCGATACGTCATTCTATTGATGAGTTTGTTTTCTATATACACTGGTCTGATTTACAATGATTGTTTTTCGAAGTCATTAAATATATTTGGTTCCGGGTGGAATGTTTCAGCAATGTTTGAACAGAACGTTTGGCG TCTTGAGGATCTGAAGTCTCATCAGCTTTTAATGCTGGATCCAAATGTTACTGGTGTGTACAATGGAGCTTATCCCTTTGGAATTGATCCG ATTTGGAATTTGGCAAGCAACCGTCTcagttttttaaattctttcaagATGAAAATGTCTGTGATTCTTGGAGTGGTTCACATGACATTTGGAGTTGTGTTGGGAGTATTTAACCACTT acaTTTCAAGAAGAAGTACAATATTTATTTGGTTTTTCTTCCTGAACTTTTGTTCATGATGTGCATCTTTGGCTACCTTGTGTTCATGATTTTCTTTAAGTGGTTAGCATACTCTGCAGAGGACTCCACAACTGCTCCAAGCATTCTGATTCAATTCATTAACATGTTCCTGTTCCCTGGTGGTGAAGCAGATGTCTTTTATACCGGACAG GTTGGTCTACAGAGATTTTTACTgtgtgttgcttttctttctgttcctgtaaTGCTTTTTGGAAAACCACTTTATTTATATTGGTTGCACAGTGGAAGTCGAGGCATTAGAACATACAGG CGTGGCTACAAGCTAGTTcggaaagaaagtgaagaagagctttctctgctgcagcctcatGATGTGGAGGAAGGAAGCAGTCATTCAGATAGTGGGCACGTAGAAGAGGATGGAGAGGAG tttaattttgcagatgtttttaTGAATCAAGCCATTCATACCATTGAGTACTGTCTAGGATGTATTTCTAATACAGCCTCGTATCTGAGACTCTGGGCATTAAGTCTTGCACATGCAC aATTGTCAGAAGTTCTGTGGCAAATGGTGATGAGAGTGGGTCTTCGTGTGGACACAACCTATGGTGTCTTACTGCTAGTCCCTGTTCTAGCCTTTTTTGCTGCACTAacagtttttattcttttggtCATGGAGgggctttctgcttttctccatgctATACGACTTCACTG GGTGGAATTTCAGTACAAATTCTATACCGGTGGAGGCTACAAGTTTACgcctttctcttttcagcacatttctttacattttaataaagatGATATAGCATAG